The genomic stretch gtgttttaaagaaaaaaaaactacaaaactagATTCTCAATTAGctctatatgtaaaaaataaaatcaacaaaaataattctaaaaaaaacaaaaaaaacaaaataaaaaagacaattttggggaaaaaaaagtgaaaaaaaaggaaaaaaaacatgtggggaaacactgtagaaaaacaaaacctatGTATGGAAATATTGTAACAAtccatggtatttttttaaaaaaactacgaagtaaaattctcaaccaactcaatatgaaaaaaataaaatcaataaagatcattaaaaaaaaattcataaaaaaaaaaaaaaaacccatgtaaggaaacattgtagtaatccataatgtgttaaagaaaaaaaactgaataactaaattttcaaccagtttaatattaaaaaaaaatcgataaagatgattttgagaaaaaaaaaaaaaaaaatcttggaaaaaatagaaaaaaacaaatgtaaaacaaaaaaaaaacaaaaaaaaatatatagaaaaagctACAATACTTTCCACTCGGGTTTTAGGATATTACAGGATGTTAGTTAATAAAGACTGCAATCTTCCAAGGAGATTATTCTCAAGCCTTGATGCGTCAGGGAATCAAAATACAAAGCTTAAATAGAATCCACTTCCGCAGCATTAGCCATTAAAGCCTGGTGGTTCTGGTCCTCAAATTTCTTTTGGGCTGGAATCACCTAGTCTCGCTGGTTGATCCAGTCAGGTCAGGTTGATAGATAATTTTCACGGGTTTCAAAGGACCATTCCATGTGTATAGACCTCTAGACAGGAGAGATGAACATATGCACACGGAGttggtcattttctttttcGAATAAGACCATTTCTAGTGTTTTACCAAGGCTAGAACTTGAGCAGTTCTTCTACCCTTTAATGAATCAAATATTGCACCCCCTCCCCTGTTTTATCttcgaggttttttttattttttttgggggcGGGGGGAGGCTCCCAAGACCTGGAAAGCTAAGCGAAGAAAACAGGAAGAAAACGAGGGCACGAAGCAGTTACAGAAAGTAAAAAAGAGGTCCAATACAGGAAGCACATGGCAAACCTAGTCCACTTACAAAGAGaagcaaaaatcaaaagcaCATAAAAACCGGTCTATGCATAGGAGGTTTTGAAgcctttgataatttttctcaCCTTATAGTTGGGTTACACAACGGAAGTAGGAATGCTCTCCTTTGTTTATCTTTGCGTGGGCAGCATTGAGTCAGGGCCAAATGACTCGTCAACTAACCTAGCTGGTAAGTTGAAGATAGCAAGGATACCATTAAACAAAGACCGTGCAGATGAAATGAAGACTCGGAACACGCTGGTGCAGTATTAAATTCAGTACTGAATTTGTAAGCAATGTGGCGATGCCTATCTTGTAAACAAGGCAAGACCACGGTTAGACATTAACATCATGCTCTAGTCAAGTTTGAACTCTTTTACGATCAAAAAGCAGAGTAATTCATCAAGCTATGGAAGAATTAGTACATCCTTCCTATAGTTAGAGTTCTTGCGATCtcctttattgaaaattaagttgcaggaaaaaaaaatctgccaCCTTGACCGCTAACCCGCTTGGGATGGCTAAGGGGTACAAGGGTTGGATAAGAATCTACCAACTTCTACACCTAATAAACAATTCCCTTCTCCCCTGTTTATGGGTCACCATCGGAGCTCTTGAGTTCACAACTGCACCAAGCTGGTTATGCTCCCAATTGGGGTATATCTGATTTTCATCCAATAATTGTACGCCCGAGTTccttgtcttaaaaaaaatgccaaaaTACCTGTATTCATATCTAAACCTTCACAAATACCACCTCGATGGTTTTAGTTTTGGATCTGTAAGGAATTAGATGACTGTTGACCATGCTTACTAACCATTTGCGGATTTAGGGAAGAGTGGAATTCGAAACAGGAGCTTTCCTgtcaaagcaaagaaaaaaaatagtttttaaaaacttCTCAATTCCAACTCGCTAGGATGATATTGGTGGCCATTTTGCACGGTGAGACCTTTTATATATGGAAATTAGATTGCATTGGCATCGttcagttgaaattacaagggTAAGAAGGCTGGTGAAACAAGTACTACTTTCTAGATCAGCCTATTCTCAGGTTATATACTAAGCTAACATGAATAGCTTCGGTCTAACTTAATCtcttaaaatacatgaaaatctGGAATACTTCAAGAACTGTAGCTAGAAATAACAACGAGCTTTACTTACAGTGGTTACCTCATTCTTCATTAGTTGAAGGTCTTGCACACCCACAAAAGCAACCCTTCTTCTGCCTTCTGCTGCTTTTCCTGCCACCGCTGTATATGAAGTCTCTCAAGAGGATGCCTGTTTTACTTCCAGAAAATTTGTgctttcttttgcttttcttttcatccTCCAGTTTTAGCAGAATGTAATGGATACTCTGCACCTCAAACTGTAACCTTCCTATCTTTTCAGACCTTTTCCGTGCTTGTTCTGCCACTCTTTTTCTGTGCATGGTGCCTGTCTCTTCCATCTCTACTGAAGTGTTCCCCTCCAAATACGGGGGACTCTCTTCAACATCCTTGGTCAGCTGATCATTAGTATCAACCAACTGCAGAACAGCCTCCTCAACTTCTTGTAACTGTCTTTTCActctttcaaattcaagatCATTGGCCCTCTTGCCTCTCTTCCTCaactccattttctttttcaaatcttgCACTGTTATTTGAAGAGAAATTAATTTCTGAGCATCAGAAGCAAGCCTCTCCAAGATCTTTCCTTTGTTTCCTTCTTCATTGGGTTCTCTAGTGATGCTTGTTGATACCTCAAGCTTGTCGATGCCCACTTCCTTCTCAATCTGCAATTCCAAAGAGGGATCCTGACTCTTCCGTTTGGCATTTTTGAACTGACAACACGCAGCAACATTCTCAATAGGGGCTGTCGGCTTCTGTTTGTCAGCAAGTGGATCAAGGCAGTCTTGCTCAGCAGATTCCCATAATTCAAGCATCCGATCATCTTTCCCAGCATGCTCTCTCTTGCTTCTCCTGTATAATGAACATTCCGAGACCTGATCAAGTGGGATATCTTTCATCAAAATCTCATTCCTCACTTCAGAAATTTCAGATTTGTTGTTCTGTGGCTTAGCTGCATCAGTGGACTTATTTGCAAGTTCCATCTCATCCTTCTGGACATCCTTTTCTGCAGCTGATCGGCCTCTCAACTCTAACTGTTCAGCCCCTTTCATTAAGGGCTCCTCAGTGTTCTCCATTTCCTGCATTTTAAGCCTATCTATTTCTTTCAACATTGCCTTTTCAGCTGCAAGCCTATCCATTTCTTTAACCAATGCCTCACCCACTGCGTTAATTCTAGACTTCATCTTCAGCAAATCTGAAATTCCATCTGTTACTGCAACGCTTTCATCATTTATGACTTCTTCAGGGCTCTTTTCATGATGTTGACTAGTCATTTCTACTCCCTGAAGACAAATGAAGAAGACCAACCATTAGAATGCACACCATCTGCATAAAACAGCTGAATAGAAAAAGACTAGGAGACAGCTTAAATGATTGGCCCAGCATGCTTGAATTCTAATTAACACACACGTGCGCGCGCATCACTATAATGAATTTGCTATGAACAAAGGGAATAAGCCTATAGTTTAAAATTTGACATCTGAAAAGTTAAAAATGATATGTCAAGTAAGATGATAAAGTTTCTACAAGTAGAAGATAAATCTATCTTGGTTGAACTTAAAAGGGAATATTAAAGTGTAGAAACTCTTCATCTTGTTAAGCcacataaaaaggaaaataaaaccaGTCATATCTAGCTTGGAGTAAATATGCTGAATTGCTCCAATAGTTagcattttctaaaaaaagaaagaacagtaCCTTTTGTCCTCGACTTGTCTGAAGAAGCACATTGTGCTCAAGATATTCTATATTCTCTCTCAGTGAAGTTATGACCGGAACATATGCAGACAAATGAGCCTTCATTCTTTGAATTTCGCTTTCCAGGTTGCCAaacctttctttcattttttcaatctcaatatcttttttaccattttcttcttcaagaCTCCCACAAACTACAGTCAGCTCACGAACCTTGTTTTGAAGCAGAACTTCGTGGATAGAagatatttgaagatcaaaaaAGAATGATGAAGCCTCAGCTTCCCAGAGTTCAGTCTCGTTGCTTCTTTCTTGCAGCTCCAAACTCAAGTTCTCTTCCCTAGtctgtctttccttgatttcCTTGAGTAATGTAGCCATTTCTGACTCCAGATCATCTTTTGCTTCATTAAGGCATTCAATCTCTATTTTCTGATCTGTGCAAACTTGGGACAGTTCAATAATCCGCTTATCTATGTTCTCTCTTGCAACTTTTGATGCTTCACATTGCCTCTTAAGCTCCTCAATAGTGGTGTGAAATTCTGCATTTAAGTTGTTGGTAGCTGTGATATTTTGTTCCGCTAGGAAAAGCTCTGTTGCTTTCTCTCGAAGAAAATCTTTTTCAACTACAATTTGACAGTTTAATTGATCTGTTAAGTCTTTTTCTTCCTGCAGTTCCTGCTGCAActcttcaattcttttattAAGATGTAGATTTTCTGATTCTTTTGATAACAGTTTATCCCCCAATATTTCAACCTTCTGCTTGAGATCACTGTTCATCAAGTTTAGAAAGCTGATATCTTCAGAAAGGGATTCGAGTTCCTCAACTTTCTCTGCCACAAAGCTCTCAAACACCGCTGAGAGGTTACTGGCAATTACAGCTTCCTGGAGAATGCTACTGTTTTCCTCTTCAAGTACATGCATTTCCTCTTTGAGGTCCAAAACTTTCCGAAGCAAAGACCTGTTTTCTCCAAGCGCCTTcagattttcttctttcaattgcACGGACGAACCCTGCAAGCTTGCCAGATTCAAATGCTGGGTTTCAAGTTGAGCTTTCAATTCCTCATCCTGCTGCTCTCCCTTGCTCACTTCCAATCTCAATTGCCTGTTCATCTCTAGCAGTTCGTGGTTACTTTTTTCCAGCATAGTATGTTGCTCTACCATTATCTTGAACTCCTGCTCTATGATGCTTTTCTCTGTCTCAAGCTCAACACCATCTAATCTCAGTTGTTCGAGTAAAGTTAACAACACCAAATTCTCGACCACCAACTGCTGTTTCTCATCCTCCTTTAAAAGGAGCAAACTTTTTAGGTCACCGATATTGTCCAAAATACATGCAAGACTCCCATCTTCATGCTCATTAACTGGATCAAATTGAAGAGCCCTCAAAACTTGATGAACACCCATTCTaagcttttcaatttcatctaacAAGAATTCTACTTCAGCCTGCTGCTCAAGATTTTCAGTCTCTAATTCTGATATCAGTTTATCTGAGAATTTGGATGCTTCGACATGTTTCTGACAGTCAATCAACAGGGACAAATTCTTCTCTTCTAAATCTTTAATAAACTTCTGCAAGATGAAGATTTCAACCTGAGCATTTACAGCTTTATCCAGTTCTTCTTCGAATTCTTTCTTGCTCGACCTACTTTCTTCATGTAGTTGATGGACCTGGCTTTCCAGATCTGCAAGTCGGGATTCACTTGACTGTATATAACATGAATGCTCTTGTTTTTCTACACCAAGAAAACCCCACAGGTCCTTTACTTGAGAAAGTGTAGAATCATTTTCCTTCTCCAGATCAGTGTATTTTTCTTCTAATCTTGTAAATCTCCTTTCTAGGTTTCCCAGTCTCTCTTCAACATTTTTCAGCTGTAAGACCAGGGAGCTTCTTTCATCTTCAAGATTGGATTTCTCATTTTTTAGCGTCTGGCAGAATTCTTCTAAGCTTCTTGACCTTGTCCTCAGACCTTCGAGCTCAATAGTTGCACCAGAGAGAGAATTCTCCAGCAAGGCATTTTTCTCCGAGAGCTTCTGAAAATTCTCTGTCATCATCTGTAACTGAGAAAGCAGGATGGATTTTTCAGCAACAAGATTGCATTTTTCTCCCTGGAGAAACTGGGAGGACTCCTGCAACTCTTTAACCTTCTCTCTTGACCCTTCCAGCATGCGATTCAAATCTGAGAGGGACCTCTCCAGTGCGACATTGTTCTCCTTAATGTTATTCATTGCACTCAACTTTTCATGGAgaacttccttttcttctgtgtCCTTTTTGCAGACCTCTTTTAGTTTCAAGTTTTCATCTTGCAAGTTCTTCACAGATGAACCAAGGCACTCTGGATTTAAACCTACCGAGTCCACTTGCTCCATTAAAACCCAA from Populus alba chromosome 8, ASM523922v2, whole genome shotgun sequence encodes the following:
- the LOC118056360 gene encoding protein NETWORKED 1A; the encoded protein is MATLLHSESRRLYSWWWDSHISPKNSKWLQENLTDMDAKVKAMIKVIEEDADSFARRAEMYYKKRPELMKLVEEFYRAYRALAERYDHATVELRQAHRTMAEAFPNQVPYVLGDDSPSGSSGPEGEPHSLEMPHSIRAFLDPDDLCMDSLGLSINKTGLKQLNELFGSRDAVSQVSKVADGKLKKGLKIHEAAEVDTGKQAETEVQIIKKALSEIQTEKEAVLLQYQQSLQKLSSLERELNDFRGIDERAGKAEIEIKILKEKLVKLEAERDAGLLQYNKCLERISALENVISKMEEDAKGLNERAIKAEIEAQNLKQELSGLEADKEASLLQYNQCLELISNLQKKILIAEENARMLNALTETAETEAKALKEALAKLSKEKEAAELQYELCLEKIAMMESEISHAQEDVDRLNSEILTGTAKLKTVEEQCFLLQRSNQSLQSEADTLVQKIETKDQELSEKVNELEKLQASLQDEKSQFLQVEATLHSLQKLHSQSQEEQRALAIELQNHFQMLKGLEISNHDLQENLQQVKEENQNLHELNSNSAISITDLKNEIFSLKEMKEKLEEDVSLQAAQSNSLQQEIFHLKEEIEDLNTRYWVLMEQVDSVGLNPECLGSSVKNLQDENLKLKEVCKKDTEEKEVLHEKLSAMNNIKENNVALERSLSDLNRMLEGSREKVKELQESSQFLQGEKCNLVAEKSILLSQLQMMTENFQKLSEKNALLENSLSGATIELEGLRTRSRSLEEFCQTLKNEKSNLEDERSSLVLQLKNVEERLGNLERRFTRLEEKYTDLEKENDSTLSQVKDLWGFLGVEKQEHSCYIQSSESRLADLESQVHQLHEESRSSKKEFEEELDKAVNAQVEIFILQKFIKDLEEKNLSLLIDCQKHVEASKFSDKLISELETENLEQQAEVEFLLDEIEKLRMGVHQVLRALQFDPVNEHEDGSLACILDNIGDLKSLLLLKEDEKQQLVVENLVLLTLLEQLRLDGVELETEKSIIEQEFKIMVEQHTMLEKSNHELLEMNRQLRLEVSKGEQQDEELKAQLETQHLNLASLQGSSVQLKEENLKALGENRSLLRKVLDLKEEMHVLEEENSSILQEAVIASNLSAVFESFVAEKVEELESLSEDISFLNLMNSDLKQKVEILGDKLLSKESENLHLNKRIEELQQELQEEKDLTDQLNCQIVVEKDFLREKATELFLAEQNITATNNLNAEFHTTIEELKRQCEASKVARENIDKRIIELSQVCTDQKIEIECLNEAKDDLESEMATLLKEIKERQTREENLSLELQERSNETELWEAEASSFFFDLQISSIHEVLLQNKVRELTVVCGSLEEENGKKDIEIEKMKERFGNLESEIQRMKAHLSAYVPVITSLRENIEYLEHNVLLQTSRGQKGVEMTSQHHEKSPEEVINDESVAVTDGISDLLKMKSRINAVGEALVKEMDRLAAEKAMLKEIDRLKMQEMENTEEPLMKGAEQLELRGRSAAEKDVQKDEMELANKSTDAAKPQNNKSEISEVRNEILMKDIPLDQVSECSLYRRSKREHAGKDDRMLELWESAEQDCLDPLADKQKPTAPIENVAACCQFKNAKRKSQDPSLELQIEKEVGIDKLEVSTSITREPNEEGNKGKILERLASDAQKLISLQITVQDLKKKMELRKRGKRANDLEFERVKRQLQEVEEAVLQLVDTNDQLTKDVEESPPYLEGNTSVEMEETGTMHRKRVAEQARKRSEKIGRLQFEVQSIHYILLKLEDEKKSKRKHKFSGSKTGILLRDFIYSGGRKSSRRQKKGCFCGCARPSTNEE